A window from Pangasianodon hypophthalmus isolate fPanHyp1 chromosome 16, fPanHyp1.pri, whole genome shotgun sequence encodes these proteins:
- the emp3b gene encoding epithelial membrane protein 3b, with protein sequence MAILLIFITLLHLFTLAVVFVATMEKSWWVWSSTERSDLWYDCRLDNETETWFCVSSNETEWLQAVQVLMVLSAVFCSVSFLVFLGQLFIMSKGGLFYLTGVCQAFAGLTTFTAVLIYTLHNKEILQDARNLSSGHFGYCFILAWVCVPLLMWSGIMYIYLRKRK encoded by the exons ATGGCCATCCTGCTGATTTTTATCACACTGCTACATCTCTTCACACTGGCAGTTGTGTTCGTTGCCACTATGGAAAAG TCCTGGTGGGTGTGGAGCAGCACTGAGAGGTCAGACCTCTGGTACGACTGCAGGTTAGACAATGAAACCGAGACGTGGTTTTGTGTGTCTTCGAACGAGACAG AGTGGCTTCAAGCTGTCCAAGTCCTGATGGTCTTGTCTGCTGTCTTTTGCTCTGTCTCATTTCTCGTTTTCCTCGGTCAGCTCTTTATTATGTCAAAAGGAGGCCTCTTCTACCTTACAGGAGTCTGCCAAGCATTCGCag GTCTCACAACCTTTACTGCAGTACTCAtctacacattacacaacaaAGAAATCCTTCAGGACGCCAGAAATTTGAGCTCAGGACACTTTGGTTACTGCTTTATTTtggcatgggtgtgtgtgcctTTGCTAATGTGGAGTGGAATCATGTACATATATTTACGCAAACGGAAGTAG
- the trpc4apb gene encoding transient receptor potential cation channel, subfamily C, member 4 associated protein b, producing MAANGQQSSRTQTRRRNRSKNILHKIKYGQITGLGMTHGTQIPVGLLEERDKKARWQGIPLLLRKLHNSSHINSDLSKSHNVVKELSSLLSMEAMSFVTEDRKTPQESVSPNTYTFDLFGGVDLFIEILMRPTLSIQGNVPIMGDDLIKDCLSVLYNCCICTEGVTKSLAARDDFVMFLFTLMSNKKTFLQTATLIEDIMGVRKEVIRLEEIPNLGSLVQSFNQQQLANFCRILSVTISEPDAGMDDKHTLLARNAQQKITASPSRAESNQVALLNIPGFIERLCKLATRKVSEASGTAALLQELEDWHSWLDNALVLDALMQMAIEEAEQSSTESSDEGSLSSSPLRHTLPQSMKIVHEIMYKVEVLYVLCVLLMGRQRNQVHRMLAEFRLIPGLNNLFDKLIWRRHPSSHVLHRQNQNCDCSPEISFKIQFLRLLQSFSDHHENKYLLLNGQELNELSAISLKANIPEVEALVNTDRNLACDGKKGLLTRLISVMKKEPVDSSFRFWQARAVESFLRGATSYADQMFLLKRGLLEHILFCIIDSGCKSRDVLQSYFDLLGELMKFNIDAFKRFNKYVNTEEKFETFLNQINSSLVDSNMLVRCIVLSLDRFEGQTEDMKVIEVLSECRLLSYMAQVENRLSFLFRLINIINVQTLTQENVSCLNTSLVVLMLARWRGKLPFYLRALKEKEYAEKYPGCLLNNFHHLLRFWQHHYLNKDKDSTCLENSSCIPFTYWKETVTVLLSSDRSSLCAIATYIDEAYRDLDRDFLEM from the exons ATGGCGGCTAACGGGCAGCAGTCGTCTCGAACTCAAACAAGACGGAGAAATCGAAGCAAAAACATATTGCATAAGATCAAATATGGGCAGATAACAGGCTTGGGGATGACCCATGGCACACAG ATCCCAGTGGGTCTTCTTGAGGAGAGAGATAAGAAAGCTCGATGGCAGGGAATACCACTGCTGCTGAGGAAACTTCACAACAGCAGCCACATAAACAGTGATCTTTCCAAAAGCCACAATGTGGTTAAG GAGCTGTCGTCACTGCTGTCCATGGAGGCGATGTCCTTCGtgacagaagacagaaagacaccgCAGGAGTCTGTGTCTCCTAACACTTACACCTTTGACCTTTTTGGAGGAGTTGAT TTGTTTATAGAGATTTTGATGCGGCCCACTCTCTCAATACAGGGGAATGTTCCCATTA TGGGTGATGATCTCATCAAGGACTGTTTAAGTGTTCTTTACAACTGCTGTATTTGT ACAGAGGGTGTTACAAAAAGTCTTGCAGCAAGGGACGactttgtcatgtttcttttcactttaaTGTCAAACAAAAAGACTTTCCTACAAACTGCCACACTTATAGAAGACATAATGGGGGTCAGAAAG GAGGTGATCCGACTGGAGGAAATTCCCAACCTGGGCAGTCTGGTGCAGAGCTTTAACCAGCAGCAGCTGGCCAACTTCTGCCGTATCCTGTCTGTCACTATATCGGAGCCGGATGCAGGCATGGATGACAAACACACCCTTTTGGCCCGCAACGCTCAACAGAAGATAACTGCATCTCCGTCACGTGCAGAGAGCAACCAAG TTGCTCTACTAAATATCCCGGGCTTCATTGAGCGACTGTGCAAACTGGCTACACGGAAGGTGTCGGAAGCTTCAGGCACGGCTGCACTgctgcaggagctggaggactGGCACAGCTGGCTGGACAACGCCCTGGTGCTGGATGCTCTCATGCAGATGGCCATCGAGGAGGCTGAGCAGAGCAGCACAG AGTCATCTGATGAAGGCTCACTTTCATCAAGTCCTCTTAGGCACACGTTGCCTCAGTCCATGAAGATTGTGCATGAGATCATGTACAAAGTGGAGGTTCTCTACGTGCTGTGTGTACTGCTCATGGGCCGACAGAGAAATCAG gtTCACAGGATGCTAGCAGAGTTCCGATTGATTCCTGGCCTGAACAACTTGTTTGACAAACTGATCTGGAGGAGACATCCATCTAGTCATGTCTTACACAGACAGAACCAGAATTGTGACTGCAGTCCA GAGATCTCATTCAAGATCCAGTTCCTCAGGCTGCTACAGAGCTTCAGTGACCACCATGA GAACAAGTATCTTCTCCTGAATGGGCAGGAGCTAAATGAGCTCAGTGCCATCTCTCTGAAAGCAAATATTCCTGAAGTGGAAGCGTTGGTCAACACAGACAg GAATCTAGCATGTGATGGGAAAAAGGGCCTCCTGACACGACTGATTTCAGTCATGAAGAAAGAGCCAGTCGATTCATCGTTCAG GTTCTGGCAGGCTAGAGCAGTAGAGAGTTTTCTAAGAGGAGCCACATCCTATGCAGACCAGATGTTCCTGCTGAAAAGGGGCTTGTTGGAG CACATTCTCTTCTGCATCATTGACAGTGGCTGTAAATCACGTGATGTCCTTCAGAGCTATTTTGATCTGCTAGGTGAACTCATGAAGTTCAACATTGACGCCTTCAAGAGATTTAACAAATATGTGAACACAGAAGAAAAG TTTGAGACGTTTCTGAACCAGATCAACAGCTCACTCGTGGACTCCAACATGCTGGTACGCTGCATTGTTCTGTCCCTGGACCGCTTTGAAGGACAGACGGAGGACATGAAAG TGATAGAGGTGCTGTCAGAGTGCCGTCTGTTGTCCTACATGGCTCAAGTCGAGAATAGACTCTCCTTCCTCTTCAGGCTGATCAACATCATCAATGTGCAGACTCTAACTCAG GAGAATGTGAGCTGCCTGAACACAAGTTTGGTAGTGCTGATGCTGGCACGGTGGCGGGGCAAGCTGCCATTCTACCTAAGAGCTCTTAAGGAGAAGGAGTATGCTGAGAAATACCCAGGCTGCTTGCTCAACAACTTCCACCACCTACTGCGCTTCTGGCAACATCACTACCTCAACAAAGACAAGGACAGTACCTGTTTGGAGAAT AGTTCCTGTATTCCTTTCACCTACTGGAAGGAGACGGTGACGGTGTTGCTGAGTTCAGATAGGAGCTCCCTCTGTGCCATAGCCACCTACATAGATGAGGCCTACAGGGATCTGGACAGAGACTTTCTGGAGATGTGA
- the nsfl1c gene encoding NSFL1 cofactor p47 has translation MASRDESVREFVAVTGVEEERARFFLESAGWDLQLALASFFEDGGDDDIVTLPQPESGPGPRSTGPSEHRVTSFRDLRHEDEEESDEEGQRFFAGGSERSGQQIVGPPKKKSTNEVVEDLFKGAKEHGAVPVDRAGKGPGESSRAKAFVGGGYRLGAAPEEESAYVAGERRSANSAQDVHVVLKLWKTGFSLDDGELRNYNDPGNALFLESIRRGEIPLELRQRSRGGQVNLDMEDHRDEDFIRPKSAFKAFTGEGQKLGSATPELVSVPRMDQAHQAASEAQACASISVDESQPVTNIQIRLADGGRLVQKFNHTHRVSDVRQFVVNARPAMAAAEFVLMTTFPNKELTDESLTLKEANLLNAVIVQRLK, from the exons ATGGCGTCGCGGGATGAATCGGTGAGGGAGTTTGTTGCAGTTACCGGTGTTGAGGAGGAGAGAGCCCGGTTTTTCCTCGAATCAGCTGGCTGGGATTTGCAG CTTGCCCTTGCCAGCTTCTTTGAGGATGGAGGAGATGATGATATTGTTACCCTTCCTCAGCCAGAAAGCGGCCCGGGCCCTCGATCCACAGGACCAAG TGAACACCGAGTGACTTCCTTCAGAGACTTGAGgcatgaagatgaagaggagagtgatgaagaaggtcagag GTTCTTCGCTGGTGGTTCAGAACGCAGTGGTCAGCAGATTGTTGGTCCACCCAAGAAGAAGAGCACAAATGAGGTGGTTGAGGACTTGTTCAAGGGTGCTAAGGAGCACGGGGCCGTTCCAGTCGACAGAGCAGGCAAAGGGCCTGGAGAGTCTAGCAGGGCTAAG GCATTTGTAGGAGGTGGTTATCGTCTGGGTGCAGCACCAGAAGAAGAGTCCGCCTACGTGGCTGGAGAGAGGAGATCCGCTAACAGTGCACAAGAT GTACATGTGGTGCTGAAGCTGTGGAAGACAGGATTCAGCCTTGATGATGGAGAGCTCAGAAACTACAATGATCCTGGGAATGCCCTCTTCCTGGAGTCCATCCGCAGGGG GGAGATTCCTCTGGAGCTGAGGCAGCGCTCTCGTGGTGGGCAGGTGAATCTGGATATGGAGGACCATAGGGACGAAGACTTCATCAGACCCAAGTCTGCCTTCAAGGCTTTTACTGGGGAGGGGCAGAAACTGGGCAG TGCCACTCCAGAATTGGTATCTGTCCCAAGAATGGATCAGGCACATCAGGCTGCGAGCGAGGCTCAGGCCTGCGCATCTATTAGCGTGGATGAGTCGCAGCCCGTCACCAACATCCAGATCAGACTGGCTGATGGAGGACGACTGGTGCAGAAGTTTAACCACACCCACAG GGTCTCTGATGTACGCCAGTTTGTGGTGAACGCTCGGCCAGCCATGGCTGCAGCGGAGTTTGTCCTCATGACAACTTTCCCCAACAAGGAGCTGACAGACGAGAGTCTGACACTGAAGGAGGCCAACCTGCTGAACGCAGTCATTGTGCAGCGGCTAAAGTGA